In Methylobacterium sp. WL1, the sequence GAAACCGCATCGAGTGATACCAGTAGGGCTTCGGGTCCGCAGAGTTTGACCACGGAGCCTCGTACCGAGGCGAGCGATTACTCGAAGTGTCGTTGGCCATGCAGGAACATCCCTCTCCAGTACCTGGGCGGGTCCAAGGCGCGAGTTCTTATCGGCTCCCGCGACGAGCGTCGCTGAAGTTTTCTTCGCTACCCCGGGTTGATCTGTTCCAGAAAAAGTGAACGGGCCCTTACAGATTGCGGTACGAAATGATCCGAGCTACGCCTTTCCGATGCGCAGCCTCATCGTCGCCATCGTACTGTCCACCACCGTCGCAAGAGCGGATCCGCTCACGCCAGGCGACAAGGCCGTGATCCTGGACTGGGCCCGGCAGACACTGGCCGATCCCTACTCGCTGCGATCCACCGGCATCAGCGCACCGCTCGCATCGCCTAACGGGCGGCCCATGGTCTGCATCGAGTACAACGCCCGCAGCGTGACCGGCGGTTACGCCGGCATCGACCGCATGAGCTTCGTCTGGACTGCGATGGGACTGCGGCCTGGCACACGGGGCCTGGGCGGCGTCACCAACCTGACCTGCTACCAGCCCGGGGTGACCATGAGGCCATTCCCCGAGCTGTTGCGCATCCAGTAGATAGCCTTTTCAGAGGAGACCCTATGATCGCAGAAGCCGCCAACACCCTCACTGTCCTCAAGGGAACGCTGGACGAACTTATGGCGCGTCGGACGGACCCGGACACGGCATATCGTCGGTTGCGCAATTTCCACCGGGTCAATGGCCTCGATTGGACCCACCGTCTGAACCAGGCCGCGAATGACTTCATGACGGAGGCGACCGCCTTCACGGCCGGCGGTGACGCGATCAACTTCGCTCTCATGACCGATGAGGACCGTCAGGAATATTACGAAGACGCGATCAAGGCTCTGCGCGCCTATCGTGATGAGTTGCGCAACGCCAAGATCACCGAGGCCCACCGGCAGATGAGCACGGCAGACGAAACGCAGGTCGCCGAGCCAAACTTCTAGATCGTCCGCTCTGGCTCTCCACCAGCTTCGGCACATAGGCCGAGAGCCAGGTTCGCCGATCCTGCTTGGCTTTTACCGCAACCAGTGCAGGCGTCAGCATCTACCCGGGCCCAGTTAGTTGGGTCCGGGTTGGTCCAAATTTGCCACTCCGCCCCTATCGAGCGGGACTGCTTTCGACCCTTTGCAGAAGGTGGGAGCGTCCGCTTCCGCGCGCTTAATGGAACAGAGCTGTGCGATCCTGGCGGGGATGATGCGGATCGCGCTCAGTCCCAGTCCTCAAGCTCGACGACCGTATCGCTGAACGGCACCGTGAGCACGAGCTGGCCCGCCGCGTCCACGATCTCGAACGAGCAATCCATCCAATCCTGGATGAAGGTGTGACGCTCCCGCGCGATCATCGCCCGCGCTTGCGCCAGAACATCTACACGCGCGGCGTTCAGGTCGGCGTACACCGCGCCTTCCGGATCTACGGCCAGGCCTGTGGGTCCAGGACGATGCCGAATATTGATGAAAAATAGCGGCATCAAGCACCCTCGATCAGGCGGGTGAACTCGGCCTCGGGCAGGCCGTAGGCGTTGTCGGCCACTTTCTCCAGGGTCTCGCGATCCAGGATCGTAATGCGCCCGCGCCGGGCTCGGATCAGCCGGTTACCCTCCAGAGCCTGGATGGCCAGGGTCGTGCTGGAGCGGTGCACGCCGAGCATCATCGACAGAAACTCGTGGGTGATCTGAAGATCATCGCCGTCAAGTCGGTCGTGGCACATCAGCAGCCAGCGGGCGAGGCGTACGTCGATGCTCTGGCTCGCATTCGCGAAGGCGGTTTGCGCCGTCTGGACGAATTGCACCTGGATCGAGCGCAGGAGCAGCTTGCGTAGGCTCGCGCTCTGATCAACGGCCACGCACAGGGCTTCCGTGGTGATGCTTAGTATCTCGCCCGCGCTCTGAATGAAGTGATCGTGTGGTGTGCAGTCGTCGCCGAGCAGGATGGGCAAAGCGCCGACCAGACCCTCACGTCCGATGATGCCGAGCTCGACCCTCTTGTCCGAGCCATGCGTGGTGATCGAGCAGAAGCCGACCTCGGGAAAGAACAGCTGCTTGATCGGGGTGTTGGGTGCGATCAACTGCTGGCGCAATTCAGTCACCACTGGCTGCAAGTGCGGCTGCAACAAAGCAAAGTCGTCGGGCGAAAGCTTCTTTAGAAGAAGATTGCGAACACTCGGTTGTTGGTGCGGAGACATAGCTCTGCTCCCTGCTGGGGCGAGAGCACGCTCTGTCTCCTAAGCGCCTGCGCCCGGATCAACCGGCAGGCGATGACCATCATAGGCGGGTTCTGCTAGCCGCGGCAATGCGACATACAAGTCGGTGAGGTATCTAACAATTCGGATTGTCGGATACATCACCAAGGATCAGCGGCATCTATCTTGGCCCTTTCATCCATGTGTATCACTTGGATCAGTGAGCTCTGCGCCCCCCTGAATAGGTGGACACCTCAAATGGCCGGAGCATCGCATGACGCGGATGGATCGACAGCCTGCTGTCCTGCTCGCGGAGGGCGATGCCGTCATCGGCATGGACCTGAGCGACGCCTTGGAGTGGGCCGGCTACCGGGTGCTTGGGCCGGTAGATACAGCCGCCGAGGCGCTACGCCTGCTCGTGCAGGAGAAGCCGGCTGTGGCCGTCATCGACGTGGCCCTGAGGGATGGGTTCTGCGCGGACCTGGCTCGCACCCTG encodes:
- a CDS encoding Crp/Fnr family transcriptional regulator — translated: MSPHQQPSVRNLLLKKLSPDDFALLQPHLQPVVTELRQQLIAPNTPIKQLFFPEVGFCSITTHGSDKRVELGIIGREGLVGALPILLGDDCTPHDHFIQSAGEILSITTEALCVAVDQSASLRKLLLRSIQVQFVQTAQTAFANASQSIDVRLARWLLMCHDRLDGDDLQITHEFLSMMLGVHRSSTTLAIQALEGNRLIRARRGRITILDRETLEKVADNAYGLPEAEFTRLIEGA